A region of Homo sapiens chromosome X, GRCh38.p14 Primary Assembly DNA encodes the following proteins:
- the ZXDA gene encoding zinc finger X-linked protein ZXDA: protein MEIPKLLPARGTLQGGGGGGIPAGGGRVHRGPDSPAGQVPTRRLLLPRGPQDGGPGRRREEASTASRGPGPSLFAPRPHQPSGGGDDFFLVLLDPVGGDVETAGSGQAAGPVLREEAKAGPGLQGDESGANPAGCSAQGPHCLSAVPTPAPISAPGPAAAFAGTVTIHNQDLLLRFENGVLTLATPPPHAWEPGAAPAQQPRCLIAPQAGFPQAAHPGDCPELRSDLLLAEPAEPAPAPAPQEEAEGLAAALGPRGLLGSGPGVVLYLCPEALCGQTFAKKHQLKMHLLTHSSSQGQRPFKCPLGGCGWTFTTSYKLKRHLQSHDKLRPFGCPAEGCGKSFTTVYNLKAHMKGHEQENSFKCEVCEESFPTQAKLGAHQRSHFEPERPYQCAFSGCKKTFITVSALFSHNRAHFREQELFSCSFPGCSKQYDKACRLKIHLRSHTGERPFLCDFDGCGWNFTSMSKLLRHKRKHDDDRRFMCPVEGCGKSFTRAEHLKGHSITHLGTKPFVCPVAGCCARFSARSSLYIHSKKHLQDVDTWKSRCPISSCNKLFTSKHSMKTHMVKRHKVGQDLLAQLEAANSLTPSSELTSQRQNDLSDAEIVSLFSDVPDSTSAALLDTALVNSGILTIDVASVSSTLAGHLPANNNNSVGQAVDPPSLMATSDPPQSLDTSLFFGTAATGFQQSSLNMDEVSSVSVGPLGSLDSLAMKNSSPEPQALTPSSKLTVDTDTLTPSSTLCENSVSELLTPAKAEWSVHPNSDFFGQEGETQFGFPNAAGNHGSQKERNLITVTGSSFLV from the coding sequence ATGGAAATCCCGAAGCTGCTCCCGGCTCGCGGGACACTAcagggcggcggcggcggcggtatCCCCGCGGGTGGCGGCCGAGTCCACCGAGGCCCTGACTCGCCGGCTGGCCAGGTCCCCACGCGCCGCCTCCTGCTGCCCCGGGGCCCCCAAGATGGCGGGCCCGGGCGGCGGCGCGAGGAGGCCAGCACGGCATCACGGGGCCCTGGCCCAAGCCTGTTCGCGCCGAGGCCCCATCAACCTAGCGGCGGCGGCGACGACTTCTTCCTGGTGCTGCTTGACCCGGTGGGTGGCGACGTGGAGACCGCGGGCTCCGGTCAGGCCGCAGGGCCTGTGTTGAgggaggaggccaaggcgggcccgGGGCTCCAGGGGGACGAGAGCGGCGCGAACCCCGCGGGCTGCTCTGCGCAGGGCCCCCACTGCCTGTCCGCGGTTCCCACTCCGGCCCCGATCTCCGCCCCCGGCCCCGCCGCGGCCTTCGCGGGCACAGTCACTATCCACAACCAGGACCTGCTGTTGCGCTTTGAGAACGGCGTCCTCACCCTGGCCACGCCCCCACCACACGCCTGGGAGCCAGGGGCCGCTCCTGCCCAGCAGCCCAGGTGTCTGATCGCCCCCCAAGCTGGGTTCCCGCAAGCCGCGCACCCGGGTGACTGCCCAGAGCTGCGGTCCGACCTCCTGCTAGCCGAGCCCGCAGAACCCGCGCCTGCTCCGGCGCCCCAGGAGGAGGCGGAGGGCCTGGCCGCCGCCCTGGGCCCCCGCGGACTGCTGGGCTCTGGTCCAGGCGTGGTGCTGTACCTGTGCCCCGAGGCGCTGTGCGGGCAAACCTTCGCCAAGAAGCACCAGCTGAAGATGCACCTGCTGACGCACAGCAGCAGCCAGGGCCAGAGGCCCTTCAAATGCCCCCTGGGTGGCTGCGGCTGGACCTTCACCACCTCTTACAAGCTCAAGAGGCACCTGCAGTCGCACGATAAACTGCGGCCCTTCGGCTGCCCTGCGGAGGGCTGTGGCAAGAGCTTCACCACCGTGTACAACCTCAAGGCGCACATGAAGGGCCATGAGCAGGAGAACTCGTTCAAATGTGAGGTGTGCGAGGAGAGCTTCCCCACGCAGGCCAAACTCGGCGCCCACCAGCGCAGCCACTTCGAACCCGAGAGGCCTTACCAGTGCGCGTTTTCTGGCTGCAAGAAGACATTTATCACAGTGAGTGCTCTGTTTTCCCATAACCGCGCCCATTTCAGGGAACAGGAACTGTTTTCCTGCTCTTTCCCTGGCTGCAGCAAGCAATATGACAAGGCTTGTAGGCTGAAAATTCACCTGCGGAGTCACACCGGCGAGAGACCTTTCCTTTGTGACTTTGATGGCTGTGGCTGGAACTTCACCAGCATGTCCAAACTCTTAAGGCACAAAAGGAAGCACGACGATGACCGGAGGTTCATGTGCCCTGTGGAAGGCTGTGGGAAATCTTTCACGAGGGCCGAACATCTGAAAGGCCACAGCATTACCCACCTGGGCACAAAGCCTTTCGTGTGTCCTGTGGCAGGCTGCTGTGCCAGGTTCTCTGCTCGCAGTAGCCTCTACATTCACTCCAAGAAACACCTGcaggatgtggacacttggaaaAGCCGTTGCCCGATCTCCTCTTGTAATAAACTCTTCACATCCAAGCACAGCATGAAGACGCACATGGTTAAAAGGCATAAGGTGGGCCAGGATCTCTTAGCTCAGCTAGAAGCAGCAAATTCTCTTACACCCAGCAGTGAACTTACCAGCCAGAGACAGAATGATCTCAGTGATGCAGAGATAGTGTCTCTCTTCTCTGATGTACCTGACAGTACTTCTGCTGCATTGCTGGACACAGCATTGGTGAACTCTGGAATCTTGACTATTGATGTGGCTTCTGTGAGCTCGACTCTGGCAGGGCACCTCcctgctaataataataattccgtAGGGCAGGCTGTGGACCCTCCGTCCTTGATGGCCACCAGCGACCCTCCTCAAAGTCTGGATACCTCTCTCTTTTTTGGAACGGCGGCCACTGGTTTTCAGCAGAGCTCCTTAAATATGGATGAGGTCTCAAGTGTAAGTGTGGGGCCATTGGGATCTCTGGACTCTTTGGCCATGAAAAACTCCAGTCCAGAGCCTCAGGCTTTGACACCCAGCAGTAAGCTAACAGTGGACACAGATACTCTGACTCCTTCGAGCACCCTTTGTGAAAACAGTGTCTCAGAACTACTGACACCAGCCAAAGCGGAGTGGAGCGTACATCCTAACTCTGACTTCTTTGGACAGGAGGGAGAAACCCAGTTTGGATTCCCCAATGCAGCAGGAAACCATggttctcagaaagaaagaaatcttatcACTGTGACTGGCAGCTCATTTTTGGTATGA